A single genomic interval of Falco cherrug isolate bFalChe1 chromosome 8, bFalChe1.pri, whole genome shotgun sequence harbors:
- the INHBB gene encoding inhibin beta B chain: MDGAARRGVLAALLACGLLLLGAAATPTPPAPAGSAPQDTCTSCGFRRPEEPGKVDGDFLEAVKRHILSRLQMRDRPNITHAVPKAAMVTALRKLHAGKVREDGRVEIPSLDGQASAGPPAHDPVSEIISFAETDDLASSRVRLYFFISNEGNQNLFVVQASLWLYLKLLPYVLEKGSRRKVRVKVYFQDPDTSNKWNVVEKKVDLKRSGWHTFPMTEAIQALFERGERRLNLDVQCEGCEEYSVLPIYVDPGEESHRPFLVVQARLADNKHRIRKRGLECDGRTNLCCRQQFYIDFRLIGWNDWIIAPSGYYGNYCEGSCPAYLAGVPGSASSFHTAVVNQYRMRGLNPGTVNSCCIPTKLSTMSMLYFDDEYNIVKRDVPNMIVEECGCA; the protein is encoded by the exons ATGGACGGGGCGGCTCGCCGGGGGGTGCTGGCCGCGCTGCTGGCCTGcgggctgctcctgctgggcgCCGCGGCCACCCCgaccccgccggcccccgccggcagcgccccGCAGGACACATGCACCTCCTGCGGCTTCCGGCGGCCCGAGGAGCCGGGCAAGGTGGACGGGGATTTCCTGGAGGCGGTGAAGAGGCACATCCTGAGCCGGCTGCAGATGCGGGACCGGCCCAACATCACGCACGCCGTGCCCAAGGCGGCCATGGTCACGGCGCTGCGCAAGCTGCACGCCGGCAAGGTGCGGGAGGACGGCCGCGTGGAGATCCCCAGCCTGGACGGGCAGGCGAGCGCCGGGCCCCCGGCCCACGACCCCGTCTCCGAGATCATCAGCTTCGCCGAGACAG ACGATCTGGCCTCATCTAGAGTCCGCCTCTATTTCTTCATCTCGAATGAAGGGAACCAGAACTTGTTTGTCGTTCAAGCCAGCCTGTGGCTTTACTTGAAGCTGCTTCCATATGTCTTAGAGAAAGGCAGCAGGCGAAAAGTAAGAGTCAAAGTCTATTTCCAAGACCCGGACACTAGCAACAAGTGGAATGTGGTTGAAAAGAAAGTTGATCTCAAAAGAAGTGGTTGGCACACTTTTCCCATGACAGAGGCGATCCAGGCTCTGTTtgagagaggagaaaggagactGAACTTGGATGTTCAATGTGAGGGCTGTGAAGAGTATTCAGTGCTGCCAATTTATGTGGACCCCGGGGAGGAATCCCACCGGCCTTTTTTAGTGGTGCAAGCCCGCCTCGCCGATAACAAACACAGGATCCGGAAAAGAGGCCTGGAGTGCGATGGCAGGACCAATCTATGTTGCAGGCAACAGTTTTACATTGACTTTAGACTCATTGGGTGGAATGACTGGATCATAGCACCATCAGGTTACTATGGGAATTACTGTGAAGGGAGCTGCCCGGCCTACTTGGCCGGCGTCCCGGGGTCGGCTTCCTCCTTTCACACCGCCGTCGTGAATCAGTACCGAATGCGGGGGCTGAACCCGGGCACCGTGAACTCCTGTTGCATTCCAACCAAACTTAGCACAATGTCAATGCTGTACTTTGATGATGAATACAACATTGTGAAAAGGGACGTTCCCAATATGATTGTGGAAGAATGCGGTTGTGCTTGA